In Marinomonas posidonica IVIA-Po-181, a single window of DNA contains:
- a CDS encoding ABC transporter substrate-binding protein — MIRNIPSLLLVGTLASTSAFAEDFDLNALVKAAKSEPALSVYDSTGKIKKQAKAFAKKYGIENTGTKIKAGASIKMVLSETKANNVKSDVVIISDVPAASAQLLSNGYTYSYLPEDMKSKIPAQFSNPLVVSNSPVVWSYNTALNDSCPVDNIWALTDPEWKGHVTMPDPLNKSLYTDFFNQFAMHHDKLIADAYQAHYGKPLKTNLDSATAAFVVALAKNQPLLTNSDGDVASAVGAPDTKENFIGIMSSAKYRENKNGMKLGICASMKPMVGMLYPKFMMITKGTDSPNAAKLFVHYMLTSEGFKPQAIDGKISTNIDNKIPAVEPSGVSAYLDQLIKYNPASAQDDWASRQDWQDLWALARAGQL; from the coding sequence GGCACGCTTGCTTCGACGTCAGCCTTCGCGGAGGATTTCGACCTTAATGCCTTAGTCAAAGCCGCCAAGTCAGAGCCTGCGCTTTCTGTCTACGACTCGACCGGCAAAATCAAGAAACAAGCCAAGGCCTTTGCTAAAAAATACGGCATTGAAAACACCGGCACCAAGATCAAAGCCGGCGCCAGCATCAAAATGGTACTGAGTGAAACCAAAGCCAATAACGTCAAATCGGATGTGGTAATCATCTCAGATGTACCAGCCGCTTCCGCTCAGTTATTATCGAATGGCTATACATACAGCTATCTACCGGAAGACATGAAAAGTAAGATACCAGCACAATTTAGCAATCCATTAGTGGTATCAAACTCACCTGTTGTTTGGTCTTACAACACCGCACTAAACGACAGCTGCCCGGTTGATAACATCTGGGCACTGACCGACCCTGAGTGGAAAGGTCATGTCACCATGCCGGACCCGCTGAACAAATCCCTATACACGGACTTTTTCAACCAGTTTGCCATGCATCATGACAAGCTCATTGCCGACGCTTACCAAGCCCACTACGGCAAGCCGCTGAAAACCAATTTAGACAGCGCCACTGCGGCCTTTGTGGTCGCCCTAGCAAAAAATCAGCCGTTGCTAACCAATTCGGATGGTGATGTCGCCTCCGCGGTTGGCGCACCTGACACCAAGGAAAACTTCATTGGCATCATGTCATCAGCGAAATACCGTGAAAACAAAAACGGCATGAAACTTGGCATCTGTGCGTCAATGAAACCTATGGTTGGCATGCTTTACCCTAAATTCATGATGATCACCAAAGGCACGGACAGCCCAAATGCGGCGAAATTATTTGTGCATTACATGTTGACCAGTGAAGGCTTTAAGCCTCAAGCCATCGACGGCAAAATCTCAACCAATATTGACAACAAAATCCCTGCTGTCGAACCTTCTGGCGTGTCGGCTTACCTAGATCAACTAATAAAATACAACCCAGCGTCAGCTCAAGATGACTGGGCAAGCCGCCAAGACTGGCAAGACCTTTGGGCGCTTGCACGTGCTGGCCAACTGTAG
- a CDS encoding inositol monophosphatase family protein has product MNTLHDIEPRASFLKTLIQKASARALEGYLNREAGSYDLKGPQDFLTETDLAVETMIREEISRHFPEDAILGEEGGGTPGPATWIIDPIDGTANFARGIPHFCVIICFCVDGKAQLAAIAQPVSQELYFAQRGKGVTKNNQAISVAPTSDMTQAHVELGWSQRATTQAYLTAQDDLFKQGASIRRGGSGGLGLAWVAEGRTDAYLEISMNTWDCIAGMLMVEEAGGQVGTWPNSLADLLDTGPVLASAPAIATQVCQVNFPNLALKDPS; this is encoded by the coding sequence TTGAACACATTACATGATATTGAACCACGTGCCAGCTTCCTAAAAACCTTGATTCAAAAAGCCTCCGCGCGCGCGCTGGAAGGTTACTTAAATCGAGAAGCCGGTTCCTATGATTTAAAAGGCCCACAAGACTTTTTAACCGAAACCGATCTCGCCGTCGAAACCATGATTCGGGAGGAAATATCACGCCATTTTCCTGAAGATGCCATTTTAGGAGAAGAAGGCGGCGGTACACCTGGGCCCGCCACTTGGATCATAGACCCCATTGATGGCACCGCCAACTTTGCTCGTGGCATTCCCCATTTCTGCGTCATTATTTGTTTTTGCGTCGATGGCAAAGCCCAATTGGCCGCCATTGCGCAACCAGTGTCACAGGAGTTGTACTTTGCTCAACGCGGCAAAGGCGTCACCAAAAATAACCAAGCCATTAGCGTGGCACCTACCTCAGATATGACACAAGCCCATGTTGAGCTTGGCTGGTCACAAAGAGCCACAACACAAGCCTACTTAACGGCTCAAGACGACTTATTCAAACAAGGTGCCAGCATTCGTCGAGGCGGTTCCGGCGGCTTAGGATTAGCCTGGGTGGCAGAAGGACGAACCGATGCCTATCTAGAAATCTCCATGAACACTTGGGACTGTATTGCTGGCATGTTGATGGTCGAAGAAGCCGGTGGGCAAGTCGGTACTTGGCCAAACAGCTTGGCAGATCTACTAGACACTGGCCCTGTACTCGCTTCGGCCCCCGCCATTGCGACACAAGTTTGCCAAGTTAACTTTCCAAATTTAGCCCTAAAGGATCCATCATGA
- a CDS encoding dual specificity protein phosphatase family protein, with protein sequence MNQSTVTDIKQVFREADAKRAPLHLIHKNFLGRNIDLYIGNKQAASDPELLSQHGIGTVFNCAVNLDINLVTTQDPLSKVLPFGWSPVRYYKLGIVDGPGNPHPMMLAGYYQLRSLIDQELPNKPSYPWKETGNILINCRGGRSRSVTLTALLLHLDEAETYPSLEDAIAHIREARQLIKEEWPEAPKQVLVDAAHWAAEQVKRLQPYLPKEKV encoded by the coding sequence ATGAATCAATCAACTGTCACCGACATTAAACAAGTCTTTCGAGAGGCCGACGCAAAGCGTGCACCTCTTCATCTGATTCATAAAAACTTTCTTGGTCGTAACATCGACCTTTATATTGGCAACAAACAGGCCGCTTCCGATCCTGAATTATTAAGCCAACATGGTATAGGTACGGTTTTCAATTGTGCGGTCAATCTGGACATTAACCTGGTCACCACGCAAGACCCGTTAAGCAAGGTCTTACCCTTTGGTTGGTCGCCTGTGCGTTACTACAAACTGGGCATTGTCGATGGCCCTGGCAACCCTCATCCAATGATGCTGGCAGGCTATTATCAATTGCGCAGCTTGATCGACCAAGAATTACCAAATAAACCAAGTTACCCGTGGAAAGAAACTGGTAACATACTCATCAACTGTCGTGGTGGACGCAGTCGTTCAGTAACGTTAACCGCACTTTTACTGCATTTAGACGAGGCTGAAACCTATCCAAGTCTAGAAGACGCCATCGCTCACATACGTGAAGCCAGACAATTGATTAAAGAAGAATGGCCTGAAGCGCCCAAACAAGTATTGGTCGATGCCGCCCATTGGGCCGCAGAACAAGTAAAACGTTTGCAGCCCTATCTGCCCAAAGAGAAAGTGTAA
- a CDS encoding substrate-binding domain-containing protein — protein sequence MQRNKGPEKNKATSAADVARLAGVSRSAVSRTFTDGASVSAKTREKVLAAATELNYHVNHLARSISKEQSRPVCLLAANLDKPYHNLLLDALTKQLQQDGRMVMVINASSEPSSAEQAMRRALHYRASASVVMSGTPPQELVQACVDSGQKVIMINCSDEVENVHHIQIDYVDAMQQAVTLFQQAGCQALSLVSSTKGTPSLLAREQFFISAAQAQGFEVTIWRGDNTNYEDGQHAAQALLSNRQPNHAYFCITDLVACGFIDTARHQFNLSIPDDISILGFDDIPQSAWQAYQLTTFAQPYQGIANRVSDILGELEEADLTSRLTAIPKLRNSLR from the coding sequence ATGCAAAGAAACAAAGGTCCTGAAAAAAACAAAGCGACGTCGGCTGCCGACGTCGCGCGTTTGGCTGGTGTCTCACGTTCGGCTGTTTCTCGCACCTTTACTGACGGCGCCAGCGTCTCGGCGAAAACCCGAGAGAAAGTGCTGGCGGCTGCCACCGAACTCAATTATCACGTTAATCATCTAGCCCGTAGTATCTCAAAAGAACAAAGCCGACCCGTTTGCCTACTGGCCGCTAATTTAGACAAGCCTTATCACAATCTATTATTAGACGCTCTCACCAAACAACTACAACAAGACGGACGCATGGTGATGGTGATCAATGCCAGCTCAGAGCCTAGCAGTGCCGAACAAGCCATGCGTCGCGCTCTGCACTACCGAGCATCCGCCAGTGTGGTGATGTCGGGAACACCACCGCAAGAATTGGTCCAAGCCTGTGTCGACTCAGGTCAGAAAGTCATCATGATTAACTGTAGTGATGAGGTCGAAAACGTCCATCACATTCAGATTGACTATGTCGATGCCATGCAACAAGCCGTCACTCTGTTTCAACAAGCTGGCTGCCAAGCCCTTTCCTTAGTCAGCTCGACCAAGGGCACGCCTAGCCTGCTAGCCCGTGAACAGTTTTTTATCTCAGCAGCGCAAGCACAAGGTTTTGAGGTGACGATTTGGCGAGGTGACAACACCAACTATGAGGACGGTCAACACGCTGCTCAAGCCTTATTGTCCAATCGTCAGCCAAACCATGCCTATTTTTGCATTACCGATTTAGTCGCTTGCGGCTTTATTGATACCGCCCGCCATCAGTTTAATCTTTCAATTCCTGATGACATTAGCATTCTTGGCTTTGATGATATTCCTCAGTCCGCATGGCAAGCCTATCAACTCACCACCTTTGCTCAACCTTATCAGGGCATCGCCAATCGAGTCAGTGATATTTTAGGGGAACTTGAAGAAGCCGATTTAACCTCACGATTGACCGCGATCCCCAAGCTGCGTAATAGCCTTCGCTAA